Proteins encoded within one genomic window of Candidatus Cloacimonas sp.:
- the uvrC gene encoding excinuclease ABC subunit UvrC: protein MQTLSKEIETKLSLLPDQPGVYLWKNKEGSIIYVGKAINLKHRVKSYFAATGKDIKTEHLVRNIADLEYIITNSEADAFILEATLIKRYRPKYNIMLKDDKQYPFVKITINEPFPRIYITRELKKDNAKYFGPYTDVRSLRKTLLDLEWIFPMRSCNRNIPKIKYKQPCMNYQLGKCPAPCTGYISQKDYAITVNRLLRFFGGHYSDLLDELRADMQNASSALKFEEAAKLRDRITAIQNIQKHQSVFNLDGRNIDIIGLYQEDNKAVCVVLKMKNGTIIHQENYPLTNLDYENPDSILASFLQLYYTDKEEMPDEVLLPFTPVDMEKLNSWLGNKLQVPQRGEKTKLLAMAKRNAFNIVEESKLAYMRKANRTIFPVQELKEALKLTKLPRKIVCMDISTIQGSDTVSSAVFFENGKSKKKFYRHFIIRSIDTQNDYAAMQETMTRFLAETQKNEQMKPDLIIIDGGKGQLSVSEQILRNYAKNDINLISLAKRAEEVFVPGNEQSIILPRSSSALRLLITIRDEAHRFAITFHRQKRSKRTLESALEKIPGIGETNKFLLLKELGSIEKIALADIETLSNIKGIGRKTAAKIYNYFHNEEQI, encoded by the coding sequence ATGCAAACGCTTTCAAAAGAAATAGAAACAAAACTTTCTTTATTACCTGATCAACCGGGAGTATATCTCTGGAAAAATAAAGAAGGAAGCATCATCTATGTAGGTAAAGCGATAAACCTTAAGCATCGCGTTAAGAGTTACTTTGCCGCTACTGGCAAAGATATAAAAACAGAACACTTGGTAAGAAATATTGCCGATCTGGAATATATCATAACCAACAGCGAAGCAGATGCTTTTATCTTAGAGGCAACATTAATTAAACGATATCGTCCCAAATACAATATAATGTTAAAGGACGATAAACAATACCCTTTTGTCAAGATTACGATAAACGAACCTTTCCCCCGCATTTATATAACTCGGGAATTGAAAAAAGATAATGCTAAATACTTTGGTCCCTATACCGATGTTCGTTCTTTACGCAAGACCTTGCTTGATTTGGAATGGATATTTCCAATGCGAAGCTGTAATAGAAATATTCCTAAGATCAAATACAAACAGCCCTGTATGAATTATCAGCTGGGGAAATGCCCCGCTCCCTGCACAGGTTATATAAGCCAGAAAGATTATGCCATAACGGTGAACCGTTTGTTGCGTTTCTTTGGTGGGCACTATTCTGATTTGCTGGATGAATTGAGAGCTGATATGCAAAATGCGTCCAGTGCTTTAAAATTTGAAGAAGCGGCAAAATTAAGAGACCGGATAACAGCCATACAGAATATTCAAAAACATCAATCGGTGTTTAATCTCGATGGAAGAAATATCGATATAATCGGCTTGTATCAAGAAGATAACAAAGCTGTGTGTGTAGTGTTAAAAATGAAGAATGGCACCATCATTCATCAGGAAAATTATCCTCTGACAAATCTGGACTATGAAAATCCCGATAGCATCTTGGCAAGTTTTTTACAACTATACTATACTGACAAAGAAGAAATGCCCGATGAAGTTTTATTGCCTTTTACACCGGTTGATATGGAGAAGCTTAATTCCTGGCTGGGAAATAAATTACAAGTTCCCCAAAGAGGAGAAAAAACCAAACTGCTGGCGATGGCAAAACGCAATGCTTTTAATATTGTGGAAGAAAGTAAGCTGGCTTATATGCGAAAAGCAAACAGAACTATCTTTCCCGTTCAAGAACTGAAAGAAGCGTTAAAATTAACAAAACTCCCCCGCAAAATTGTCTGTATGGATATTTCAACTATTCAAGGCAGCGATACTGTATCTTCAGCTGTCTTTTTTGAAAACGGAAAGAGCAAAAAAAAATTTTACAGACACTTCATCATCAGAAGCATAGATACTCAAAATGACTATGCCGCTATGCAGGAAACAATGACCCGTTTTTTAGCTGAGACCCAAAAAAACGAACAAATGAAACCCGACCTGATAATCATCGATGGTGGAAAAGGGCAATTATCAGTTAGCGAACAAATTCTCCGCAATTACGCTAAAAATGATATTAATCTGATATCTTTAGCTAAAAGAGCGGAGGAGGTCTTCGTCCCCGGAAACGAACAATCCATTATTCTACCCCGTTCATCTTCCGCTTTGCGTTTGTTGATTACAATTCGGGATGAGGCACATCGCTTTGCCATTACTTTTCATCGTCAAAAAAGATCAAAAAGAACTCTGGAAAGCGCTCTCGAAAAGATTCCAGGCATTGGTGAAACAAACAAATTTTTACTCTTAAAAGAACTTGGCAGCATAGAGAAAATCGCTCTTGCCGATATCGAAACATTATCAAACATCAAAGGAATCGGCAGAAAAACAGCTGCCAAAATATATAATTACTTTCATAATGAGGAACAAATATGA
- a CDS encoding aldo/keto reductase, producing the protein MKYRKMPHSRDKLSALGFGCMRLPVDKDNKIDEEQALAMMHFAYENGVNYYDTAWTYHNGESEPLLGKFITQIDRRKVFVATKLPCWLVKSRKDMDTFLNEQLQRLQTDYVDYYLLHSLTQKSWAEMKKNGVADFLDKAKADGKIRYAGFSFHDNYPIFNKILQSYPWDFCQFLLNYLDINYQAGFKGYKSAVQKDIGIIAMEPLRGGKLAGPLPENVQDIWKKNNIRLSPVKFALKWVWNLEGCQVLLSGMSSLEQVKENVHYAALCKANTLDDKTLAIYQSVRKEFLARIPVMCSECRYCLPCPQKIAIPDIFGIYNDAVMFSDKARHKREYEMFIPEESRADKCIACGECLAKCPRHIDIPSNMEAITKYFGSNSK; encoded by the coding sequence ATGAAATATCGTAAAATGCCCCACTCCCGTGATAAACTTTCCGCTCTTGGTTTTGGCTGTATGCGCTTGCCTGTGGATAAAGACAATAAAATTGATGAAGAACAGGCGCTCGCTATGATGCACTTCGCTTATGAAAATGGAGTGAACTATTATGACACTGCTTGGACATATCATAATGGAGAAAGTGAACCTCTCTTAGGAAAATTCATCACTCAAATTGACCGTAGAAAAGTGTTTGTGGCAACAAAACTTCCCTGCTGGTTAGTGAAATCCAGAAAAGATATGGATACTTTTCTAAATGAACAACTTCAGCGTCTGCAAACTGATTATGTCGATTACTATCTGCTGCATTCATTAACGCAAAAATCTTGGGCTGAGATGAAAAAAAACGGAGTAGCTGATTTTCTTGATAAAGCCAAAGCAGACGGTAAAATTAGATATGCCGGTTTTTCCTTTCACGATAATTACCCAATTTTTAACAAAATCCTGCAATCCTATCCTTGGGATTTCTGCCAGTTTTTGCTAAACTATCTGGATATTAATTATCAAGCAGGATTTAAAGGTTACAAATCAGCCGTGCAAAAGGATATCGGGATAATAGCAATGGAACCTCTCCGCGGAGGAAAACTTGCCGGACCTCTTCCTGAAAATGTGCAAGATATCTGGAAAAAAAATAATATCCGTTTAAGCCCTGTAAAATTTGCTCTTAAATGGGTGTGGAATTTGGAGGGATGCCAGGTCTTATTAAGTGGGATGAGTTCTTTGGAACAGGTAAAAGAAAATGTGCATTATGCTGCATTATGTAAAGCCAATACATTGGATGATAAAACATTAGCAATATATCAATCCGTAAGAAAAGAATTTTTAGCTCGCATACCTGTTATGTGCTCCGAATGCAGATACTGTTTACCTTGCCCCCAAAAAATCGCGATTCCGGATATTTTTGGAATCTATAACGATGCAGTTATGTTTAGTGATAAAGCACGCCATAAAAGAGAATATGAGATGTTCATTCCGGAAGAAAGCAGAGCAGATAAATGCATTGCTTGCGGAGAATGTCTTGCTAAATGCCCCAGGCATATTGATATTCCATCCAATATGGAAGCCATAACTAAATATTTCGGTTCCAACTCGAAGTAA
- a CDS encoding DNA polymerase III subunit: MLNHIKGQDNALELLQKAYEYDRIAQAYLFYGNDGVGKFTTALAFGMAINCLAINELKPCGKCDSCHKFMQLEHPDLIYIFPTPNLNLSPEGEIRNSDAIKPYQKYLENKVNTPWVDFFFKDTIEIRKENIAMLSKQLELSIHEAKYRIVIIEDADMMNNATANAFLKTLEEPPERTIIILITERIQKIIPTILSRTQPIYFKPLTRKVMEDILINDFEISASSARTASRISGGNLKTAIRIASDNISLSSNWAFELFSLAAASNDLGYFSLAEANKKYQKKDKIIDLLKYIRIIASDLGALCSNSDAEITNIDKIDFLRNVAEAYPGIDDRLYDFLLFLEDLNRKIEGNVNLNLVMTNLYLNCKHLLKQ, from the coding sequence ATGTTAAACCACATAAAAGGACAGGATAACGCTTTAGAGCTTTTACAAAAAGCTTATGAATATGATCGGATAGCTCAGGCATATCTTTTTTATGGAAATGACGGAGTGGGCAAATTCACAACTGCTTTGGCTTTTGGAATGGCAATTAACTGTTTGGCTATTAACGAATTAAAGCCCTGTGGCAAATGTGATTCTTGCCATAAATTTATGCAACTGGAACATCCTGATTTGATCTATATTTTCCCTACTCCAAATTTAAATTTATCTCCCGAAGGTGAAATTAGGAATTCAGATGCAATAAAACCCTATCAAAAATACCTGGAAAACAAAGTAAACACTCCTTGGGTAGATTTTTTCTTCAAAGATACGATAGAAATTCGCAAAGAAAATATCGCAATGCTCAGCAAACAATTAGAATTATCCATTCACGAAGCAAAATATAGAATTGTAATCATTGAAGATGCAGATATGATGAATAATGCCACTGCCAATGCTTTTTTAAAGACACTGGAAGAACCACCCGAAAGAACTATCATCATTTTAATCACTGAACGCATTCAAAAAATAATTCCAACTATCTTATCACGCACGCAACCTATTTACTTTAAACCTCTTACGCGTAAAGTGATGGAAGATATTTTGATAAACGATTTTGAAATAAGTGCATCCTCAGCCAGAACTGCTTCCAGAATCAGTGGAGGAAATTTAAAAACGGCCATTCGCATTGCTTCCGATAATATTTCTCTATCCAGTAACTGGGCTTTTGAACTTTTTTCTTTAGCCGCTGCTTCTAATGATTTGGGCTATTTTTCTTTGGCTGAAGCAAATAAAAAGTACCAAAAGAAAGATAAAATAATTGATCTACTGAAGTATATTCGCATCATTGCCAGCGACTTAGGCGCTCTTTGTAGTAATTCCGACGCGGAAATAACCAACATAGACAAAATAGATTTCTTAAGAAATGTTGCTGAAGCATATCCAGGTATTGATGACCGTCTTTATGATTTCTTACTTTTTCTGGAAGACCTAAATCGCAAAATTGAAGGAAATGTTAATCTGAACTTGGTGATGACCAATCTGTATCTTAATTGTAAACACTTACTAAAGCAATAA
- the murJ gene encoding murein biosynthesis integral membrane protein MurJ, whose translation MKSSSSNRTLAKNISVMSIGVFLSRILGLIRDQVMAYFFGTTYLNDAFNVGYNIPNLLRRLFGEGALSTAFVPIYNEISIKGDKDEQIEFALNLLSVLTLILCILTLLGIILAPLIVKCLYPGLAAKTSILAIKLTRIMFPYLFFIGLSSTFIAILNSHNYFFMTGLSSALLNIGMIATVVIPYFILKVTGEELIIWSAWGVIIGGFLQTIINLPYLKKIGYRWAIYLKFGSAALVDLWKRIIPRKIGIGIREINLIADSLMASFLPIGSITALSFGNRLMQLPLGIFAISAGTAVLPFYSRCVTNKNYEELSESIRFTGLNLAYIMLPVTTIILALGEDFVRILFQSGAFDERAVWMTSQALIFYSLGLIFYSLNQTITPVFYAFKDTKTPVKIAILMVTLNITLNFILMQFMAHRGLALSTSLTASVNYFLLLYLLKKKMPEISYSGLLSNIAKTILICIFLYILLYECRNIFFVQGRMALLIRDGILTVLAMGLFYFGAILIKIDYVNQAVKILCKRFQKK comes from the coding sequence ATGAAATCATCCTCTTCCAATAGAACTTTGGCAAAAAACATCAGTGTAATGTCCATTGGTGTTTTTCTCAGCCGCATTCTGGGCTTAATAAGAGACCAAGTGATGGCATATTTCTTTGGCACGACATATCTAAATGATGCTTTTAATGTGGGTTACAATATACCAAATTTGCTGAGACGCTTATTTGGTGAAGGTGCTTTATCCACAGCTTTTGTTCCTATTTATAATGAAATATCCATAAAAGGCGATAAAGATGAACAGATAGAATTTGCCTTAAATCTGCTGAGTGTATTAACCCTTATCCTCTGTATTTTAACTTTACTGGGCATTATTCTTGCTCCTCTGATTGTAAAATGCCTCTATCCTGGTTTGGCTGCAAAAACTTCTATTTTGGCTATAAAGCTCACCCGCATAATGTTTCCGTATCTATTTTTCATCGGTTTATCATCTACTTTCATAGCCATACTCAATTCTCATAATTATTTTTTTATGACAGGACTCTCTTCGGCTCTGCTAAATATAGGAATGATCGCTACAGTCGTAATTCCTTATTTTATATTAAAAGTGACGGGAGAGGAATTAATCATTTGGTCTGCCTGGGGAGTAATAATAGGAGGGTTTTTACAAACCATCATTAATCTGCCTTACTTAAAAAAAATCGGCTACCGCTGGGCTATCTATTTAAAGTTTGGTTCAGCCGCTTTGGTAGATTTATGGAAACGCATAATTCCCAGGAAGATAGGAATTGGGATAAGGGAAATAAATCTGATTGCCGATTCCTTAATGGCATCTTTTTTACCTATCGGTTCCATAACTGCCTTAAGCTTTGGAAATCGTCTGATGCAATTACCTTTGGGAATTTTTGCGATATCTGCCGGAACTGCGGTTTTGCCTTTTTATTCACGCTGCGTAACCAATAAAAATTATGAGGAGCTTTCAGAAAGCATTCGTTTTACAGGTCTTAATCTTGCTTATATAATGCTACCGGTAACCACAATTATTTTGGCTTTAGGTGAGGACTTCGTTAGAATTTTGTTTCAGAGTGGCGCTTTTGATGAAAGAGCCGTTTGGATGACTTCACAGGCACTCATTTTCTATTCTCTGGGCTTAATATTTTATAGTTTGAATCAGACCATTACCCCTGTATTCTATGCTTTTAAAGATACAAAAACACCCGTAAAAATTGCCATCCTGATGGTTACCTTAAATATAACGCTGAATTTCATTCTGATGCAATTTATGGCGCATCGCGGTTTGGCATTATCAACTTCGTTGACAGCAAGCGTCAATTACTTTTTGCTACTTTATCTCCTTAAAAAGAAAATGCCGGAAATATCTTATTCTGGCTTGCTAAGTAATATTGCCAAGACCATTCTAATTTGCATTTTTTTATACATCCTGCTTTATGAATGCCGCAATATATTTTTCGTTCAGGGCAGAATGGCTTTATTGATAAGAGATGGCATTCTTACCGTTTTGGCAATGGGATTATTTTACTTTGGAGCAATCCTGATTAAAATTGACTATGTAAACCAGGCAGTTAAAATTCTATGCAAACGCTTTCAAAAGAAATAG
- a CDS encoding GNAT family protein: protein MKYFRKLVGEKCYLSPISMDDVEKYTEWLNDMEIGQFVTLSDKIIDVEKESELLHELMKQDYVFAIIEKDTNKVIGNCGIHQLSQTHRNASLGIFIGEKTFWNQGIGAEATNLLLDFGFNLLNLHNIYLSVMSYNKRAIRCYEKIGFKKVGVQREFMFVSGEYHDVYLYDMLASEFTSPFIKKVFQYSISDEAGRSKISIV, encoded by the coding sequence ATGAAATATTTTCGCAAACTTGTAGGAGAAAAGTGTTATCTATCGCCCATTTCTATGGATGATGTGGAAAAATACACGGAATGGTTGAACGATATGGAGATAGGTCAATTTGTAACCCTCTCCGACAAGATCATTGATGTAGAAAAAGAAAGTGAATTACTGCACGAACTAATGAAGCAAGATTATGTTTTTGCCATTATAGAAAAAGATACAAATAAAGTTATTGGCAATTGCGGTATCCATCAATTATCGCAAACACATAGAAATGCTTCCCTGGGAATTTTCATTGGAGAAAAAACATTTTGGAATCAAGGCATTGGAGCCGAAGCCACTAATTTACTGCTCGATTTTGGTTTTAACCTTTTGAATTTACACAATATCTATTTATCCGTTATGTCTTATAATAAACGCGCAATTCGTTGTTATGAAAAAATTGGCTTTAAGAAAGTGGGCGTGCAAAGGGAATTTATGTTCGTTTCAGGAGAATATCATGATGTGTATTTATATGATATGCTGGCAAGTGAATTTACCAGTCCTTTTATCAAAAAGGTCTTTCAATATAGTATAAGTGACGAAGCAGGCCGAAGCAAAATAAGCATTGTGTAA